In Papaver somniferum cultivar HN1 chromosome 1, ASM357369v1, whole genome shotgun sequence, a genomic segment contains:
- the LOC113330689 gene encoding lysine histidine transporter-like 8: MDEIYGGKGEISSLPITPRSSAMAPPIPPISAPPSQFHSPSLSRSPLLLESPIHQEKSLSTNIHTPNAKTPNSRLSLTPRFLTPLGSPVRKIIKMTKLETHHDDPDNWLPLTESRNGNAYYAAFHTLCSGIGIQALVLPVAFTILGWTWGIISLTIAFSWQLYTLWLLVQLHESVDGTRYSRYLDLFTAAYGGRARKIIATVPIVYLSAGTCIALIIIGGSTMKLIYQTLCAGTCSNPKPLTPTEWYLVFTCVAVVFSQLPNLNSIAGVSLIGAVTAVGYCTIMVVVSIIKGRIPGATYDPVDESSDVLKIFGQLNGLGIIAFAFRGHNLVLEIQGTLPSSEKYPSKVPMWRGVKLAYAIIAMCLFPLAIGGYWAYGHMIPENGGMLSALFAFHSRDTSKTVLVLTGSAIVVNAVCSFQIYGMPSFDDMEQRYTNRFHKACPWWVRVLTRLFFGFINFFVAVAIPFLGSLAGLIGGLALPITLVYPCFMWISVNKPKPHSAMWYVNWGLGILGIALTCILVAAGFFTVINTGIKVSFFKPK, encoded by the exons ATGGATGAAATCTACGGAGGCAAAGGAGAAATTAGTTCCCTACCAATAACACCAAGATCATCAGCAATGGCACCTCCAATACCACCAATTTCTGCTCCACCTTCTCAATTTCATTCACCATCGTTGAGTAGATCTCCTTTACTACTCGAGAGCCCAATTCACCAAGAAAAATCTTTATCTACTAATATTCATACCCCGAATGCTAAAACACCAAATTCAAGACTTTCATTAACACCACGGTTTCTTACACCATTAGGTAGCCCGGTAAGAAAAATCATTAAAATGACTAAGTTAGAAACTCATCATGATGATCCTGATAATTGGCTTCCTTTAACCGAATCTAGGAACGGTAACGCGTATTATGCCGCTTTTCATACTCTTTGTTCCGGTATTGGTATTCAAGCTTTGGTTCTTCCGGTTGCCTTTACTATTCTTGGTTG GACTTGGGGAATCATAAGCTTGACAATTGCATTTTCATGGCAACTTTACACTCTCTGGTTGCTTGTTCAGCTTCATGAATCAGTTGACGGAACTCGCTATAGTCGATACTTAGATCTTTTCACGGCAGCATATG GTGGAAGGGCAAgaaaaattatagccacggttccaATTGTGTACCTATCAGCAGGAACATGTATTGCCTTGATCATCATAGGTGGTTCAACTATGAAGCTAATCTATCAGACACTATGTGCAGGCACATGTAGCAACCCTAAGCCATTGACTCCCACTGAATGGTATTTGGTATTTACATGCGTTGCAGTAGTGTTTTCTCAGCTTCCAAATTTGAATTCTATCGCCGGTGTTTCGTTAATTGGCGCTGTTACAGCCGTTGGGTACTGTACGATTATGGTTGTCGTTTCAATAATCAAAGGCAGGATTCCTGGTGCTACTTACGATCCCGTTGATGAAAGTTCTGATGTTTTAAAGATTTTCGGTCAGCTCAATGGCCTTGGTATTATCGCATTTGCTTTCAGAGGACATAATCTTGTTCTCGAGATTCAG GGAACACTGCCATCAAGTGAAAAATACCCATCCAAAGTGCCTATGTGGAGAGGTGTAAAGCTTGCCTATGCAATAATCGCTATGTGCCTATTTCCTCTGGCAATAGGAGGTTATTGGGCTTATGGTCATATG ATACCAGAAAACGGAGGAATGTTGTCAGCGTTATTCGCATTTCACAGCCGGGATACATCCAAGACAGTTCTTGTACTGACGGGTTCAGCAATAGTGGTAAATGCAGTATGCTCTTTCCAAATCTATGGAATGCCATCTTTTGATGATATGGAACAGAGATACACAAACAGGTTTCACAAGGCATGTCCATGGTGGGTTCGAGTATTGACTCGTCTGTTTTTCGGATTTATAAACTTCTTTGTGGCGGTTGCAATACCATTCTTGGGTAGTCTTGCTGGTTTAATCGGAGGGTTAGCATTACCAATCACTTTAGTTTATCCATGTTTCATGTGGATTTCCGTCAATAAACCAAAACCACATAGTGCAATGTGGTACGTTAACTGGGGACTTGGAATTCTTGGTATAGCATTGACATGCATATTGGTTGCAGCTGGGTTTTTTACTGTGATAAACACTGGTATCAAGGTCAGCTTTTTCAAACCCAAGTAA